Part of the Flavobacteriales bacterium genome is shown below.
ATTTTAGCATCGATATAAAAGGGGTTGTCAACACCTAAGTCAATGAGGTATTGATAGCATTTTACAGATTGATTGTAGGCTTTGTTTTCGTAGGCTATATAGGCAAGGTCAAACATACGCTCTCCATTTTCTCTTAAGCGTTTGTCTAGTGCTTTGGTATAAATGTAAGCGGCATTATACTCGTTCGATTGTATGTAAAGCCATATTAATAATTCAGTTAGAGCATTATTGTTATTCTTTTGGACACGAGACAATAATTTCTTAGATAATAAGTCGTAGTTGTCTTGGCTGCTTTTAGTTCTACCTAGAGTGTTTTGAAGTCGAATTTTAACAGACTTAAGATGGCTTTCTTCCTTTTCTATTAAGTCCAAATAGGTGTCAATCATCTGTTCAGTTTTTCCGGCACTAGACAATGCCGCTGCGAGTTGAAAGCCAAATTCATAATTAGGATTCAATTCTTGTCCTCGCTCATAGGTTTTGAGTACGTAGTTGTATTCTTTATTTCTTAAAAAGCTATTGGCTAAAGAGGTGACTTGATTTATTCTACCGCTTTCCATAGCATCGATACTTTTTTGAAATTCTATTTCTGCTCGAATTTTATCTCCTTTAGCTTTATAAATGAACCCTAAGTCGGCTATATATTTAGCTTGATTGGGGTATTTCTTTTTTACTTTTTTAACTAATGCAATAGCGGTGATATATTTTTCTTCAGCAGTTAGACATTTTAGATAATTGCTGTAATAGCTTAGTATATTAACTTTCGATTCTAAGGTTTCGTAAATCTCATTGGCTTTATCACATTGTTTGCTATTAGCATATTTATCGGCAATCTTTAGGTTAGAGTTGGATTGCGCAGATAGATTTAGAGCATAAATGCATAAGGTTATGAGTAAAGTAAACCTCATTTATTGATAATTGAAGGTTTGACTAAGTTGCTCAAGACTATCGAAACGTATTTCATAATTTTTATAGGCTGATTGAAACTCATTCAATTGAATTGATATTCCTTCAAGGGCTTGTTCTTCTCTTACTATAATAGCATTTAATTCTTCCTTAGTGAAAATAGCGTTGTCAATATCGCTCAGTAAGTTTTGTAGTTGTTCTTGATTTCTAATGATGTTAGTTACAAAACCGTTCTTTTGATTGGGCGCATTCTTGAATTGGCGTTTCATCAGTTTCAAATCATTAAGGTAGGTCATTGTCTCTAGGCTTGGTTTCTTGTCAGTGCTAAGTTTAGTTTTGGAGTAGGCTAAAGCTTCTTTGTAACGTTTCAAATTAGAGCCTGCTGAGCTAATATCTATATTTTCAACGCTTTGTAAAAGACTATCATATTGTATGATTACAGCATTGACTTGTTCTTGCTCTTGTTCAAAAGTTGATGAAGAACAAGCAGTTAAAATTCCTATGAGTATAAGTGCGATATATTTCATTAGTCGATGTATTCAAATCCAGTGTATGGCACCAATACTTTTGGTATTCTAATGCCTTTTTCATCCTGATGGTTTTCCAAAATTGAGGCTACTATTCTTGGTAACGCTAAGGCACTACCATTGAGTGTATGGCATAAAACGTTTTTCTTGTTTTCGTCTTTGTATCTCAATTTTAATCTGTTGGCTTGATAGCTTTCAAAATTTGAAATAGAACTAACTTCTAACCAACGTTTTTGAGCGGCTGAATAGACTTCCATATCATAAGTAAGGGCTGAAGTGAAGCTCATATCTCCACCGCAAAGTTTTAATATTCTAAAAGGTAATTCTAAATCCCTTAGCAGTTCAGTGACGTGTTCTACCATTTCATCTAAGGTTTGGTAAGAATCCGATGGTTTTTGTACTTGTACAATTTCAACTTTGTCAAATTGATGCAGTCGGTTCAAGCCCCTTACATCTTTACCGTAAGAGCCAGCTTCTCTTCTAAAACAAGGGGTATAAGCGGTATATTTAATTGGAAATTCTTCGCTTTTTACAATTACATCTCTAAAAATGTTAGTTACTGGCACTTCGGCAGTAGGTATGAGGTAGAGGTTGTCGCCAGTAACGTGATACATTTGACCTTCTTTGTCTGGCAATTGTCCTGTGCCAAAACCACTAGCTTCGTTTACGAGGTGTGGAGGTTGAACTTCCAAATAACCTACTTCTGTATTTCTATCTAAAAAGAAATTAATCAATGCGCGTTGCAATCTAGCACCTTTTCCTTTGTATACGGGAAATCCAGCACCTGTGATTTTTGTGCCGAGTTCAAAATCTATAAGGTCGTACTTAGCCGCCAATTCCCAATGTGGTAAGGCTTCTGAATGTAGTTTTGGGATATCGCCTTCTTCTCTGACTATTTCGTTGTCTTCAGGAGTTTTGCCATTGGGCACACTGTCGTGAGGTACATTAGGAATATGGATTAATAATTCTTGTAACTCTTCACTGACTTGATTGAGCTTTTCTGAAAGCGTCTTGCTTTGTTGTTTTAGTGTTACAGTTGTTGCTTTAGCTTCTTCGGCTTTTTCTTTTTCCCCATTTTTGAAGTAAGCACCAATTTCTTTGGCTAATTGATTGGATTGAGCTAAGATATCGTCTAATTTGTTTTGAGTTTCTTTTCTCAAATCATCTTTTGCAACAATATCTTCAAAGACAGTTGTTGCATCAAAGCCCTTTTTAGCCAATTTTGTGATGGCTTCTTCTCTATTTTCTCTTATATAATTAATCTGTAACATAACTTAGTTCTTGTTAGACAAAAATAACATTCTAATTCAAAAAAAAACTCCCTAACTTGAAAAGCAGGGAGTTTAATATTTTATTAATACGCTAGCTTTTAGTTGATAGGGTCAACGGAAACGTATGATCGATTATTGGCTTTTTTTCTAAATTGAACAATACCATCAGTAAGAGCAAATAAAGTATGGTCTTTTCCCATTCCTACATTTTCACCTGGGTGATGTTTTGTTCCTCTTTGACGTAAGATGATGTTACCTGCTATTGCGCCTTGACCACCATAGATTTTTACACCTAATCGTTTACTTTCCGATTCTCTACCGTTCTTACTACTTCCTGCACCTTTCTTATGAGCCATAGTATTTAGTTTTAATTGTTAGACTATTTGTCAGTTTTCTTAGCTGCGGTTTTTTTAGCAGCTGGTTTTTTAGCTGTAGTTTTTTTAGCAGCGGCTTTTGGCTTAGCAGCACTTGCTGTTTTGGCCTTAGGAGCTGCTTTTTTGGCTGGAGCTTTTTCTGCTGCTGCTTTTGGTTCAGCTTCTTTCTTTGCTGAAGTAGCAGTAGCTTTTTTAGCTGTAGCACCTTTTTCTACAATACTTTGGATTTCAATTTGAGTGAAAGCTTGGCGATGACCATTTTTTACTCTGTATCCTTTTCTTCTTTTCTTTTTGAAGACAACGACTTTGTCTCCTTTCATGTGGTCAAGCACTTTTGCAGTTACTTTTGCACCACTGATAGCTGGGGCGCCAACATTAACTTTGCCATTGTTGTCAATCAATAATACATTATCGAATTCAACTTTAGCACCTTCTTTTTCCTCTAGTCGATGAACGAAGATTTGTTGGTCTTTTTCAACTTTGAATTGTTGCCCTGCTATTTCTACAATTGCGTACATTCTTAAAGTTTTAATTTATCCACTATTTTTTAGTGGGCTGCAAATGTAGTAATTAATATATAATTGACAAAAAAAAATTAGGCTTTGTTAATCAAGTGTATTCCCCCTAGAATTATAGCAATGCCAATAAAATGATTTAGGGTAATGATTTCGCCATCTACAAAGCCCCAAAAAATAGCAACAATAGGGATTAAATAAGTTACTGAAGAAGCAAAAATAGCAGTGGTGCCCTTCACTAATTGGTTAAATAAAACTAAGGCTATAGATGTGCCTACCGTTGATAGTAACACCACAAAGAATAAGGCTAAATATGCGCCGTCAATTGTCATCTTCTCTGAAAAATCAGAAAACCCTAATGCTAGTAAACAAAATGGCCCAACCACAAAAAAGGCTAAGCCTGAAATGTCCATGGCACTCATGTCTTGTAAATAATTCTTAATAGTATTTAAACTGATAGCGTAACATAGGGTAGCAATGATAACATACCACGAATAACTAGCATTTTCTAACACTAAGCCGCCACCTGCAATGAGCCAAACAGCACCAGAAAGTCCTAATAAAATACCTATCAGCTGACTGACTTTAACTTTGGTTTTAAATAACAACATGGCTAGTACAAAGGTAAAGAGAGGGACTAAGGCATTCAATATACCAATGAGTGAGCTATCCAATTGTGTCTGTGCTTTTGTAAACAAAAAAGCTGGAAAGCCGTTTCCAAACAAACCCACAATAAGTATTGGAATAATATGCTTTTTCTCTATGGAAAAAAGTTTGTTCCAAACAAATGGTAGAAGACTCAACCAAGCAATGCCCATTCTGAGTTGTGCTACTTCGAGGTCGTTAAATACTACTAAACCTTTTTTCATCAATATGAAAGAACTTCCCCAAATGAATGCTAAAAGAATCATTAAGGCCCAGTGATAAAATTTTTTGGAAGATAAATCCACGTACAATAATTTTTGCAAAGATATGTTAGTATTTTTGTAACTCTAAAAAACTATCCAATTATGTTAAAATTATTTATTACCCCCTCATTATTAGTATTCTTATTGATAGGCTGTGGTCAGTCTAATTCATCTGAATATAAAGAAGAAGTTCTTGCTGTAGCTGACGCCAAAGTAGAAATGACGATTGATGGCATGAGCTGTCAGGTCGGTTGTGCAGCTTATATTGATAAAGAACTTGAAAAAGTTAGTGGTGTGGTTTCTGCTGATGTAAGTTTCGAAAATAAGTTAGCATCGGTTACCTACGACAACAGTTTGATTAGCGAATACGATATTGTTAGTACGATAAATTCTTTGAAAGATAGTGCTTATTCTGTAACATCTGTAGAAGTAGAAATTTTGAAAACGGTAGAAAAGAAAAAAATCGATACCCACTAAAAAATGAATTCATACTCTAGGCGTTTTGTTCGTTTCAATTGGTGGGCTTTGGTGTTCATCTTTCTAGTAGTCATTGCTGGTAGTTTTGTGCGTACGACGGGTAGTGGAATGGGTTGCCCCGATTGGCCCAAGTGCTTTGAGCAGTGGGTGCCTCCGACTGATAGTAGCCAAATACCACCAAACTATAAAGAGAGGTTCAGTCAACAAAGAGCTGAAAAGGTAGAAAAGTTTGGTGATATAATTTCTGTATTTGGTATGTCCGATGTGGCAGAGCAACTCAAAAATGACCCAAACTTACACAAAGAAGAAGATTTTAATGTTCGTAAAACGTGGACGGAGTATATCAATAGGTTGTTTGGCTTTTTAGCTGGTAATTCTTTATTGATTATTTTCTTTTGGATTGCCTTGTATTACCGAAAAAACAAACGCTTGTTTTTAGTGTCTTTTGTCAATCTTATTTTAATTGCTTTTCAAGCTTGGTTTGGTTCAATTGTAGTCGCCTCTAACTTAGTGCCATGGACCATAACCTTGCATCTATTTTTTGCTTTAGTCATTATAGGATTGCAGTTGTACGTCATACGATTGGTAAGCCCTTCTCAAAGTCAAAATATACAATTGTCAAAAGAACTTTATATTTTGCTGTGGCTATGTTTTATTATTACGGCTGTTCAAATGTTTTTGGGTACACAAGTCAGAGAGTCTATAGATGCCTTAACACGACTTGGTATTGGCCGTGAGCAATGGACAGAATCCCTTGGATTGCCATTCTTTATTCATAGAAGTTTCTCTTGGTTGGTATTGGGATTGTTAGCTTATATGGCTTACAAAAACGAACGTACTTACAAGTATAAAATCATACGATGGTTATTCATAATTCTAGTTATTGAACTTCTAAGTGGTGTTTTATTGGCTCATATAGATATGATTGGCTTAATACAAAACGCTCATCTATTATTTGCCACCATCTTATTCGGGATACTATTTATGATGGTGTTTAGAATTAAATTACGTTAAATTTAATTTTACTAAATGTAGAATTACTTATCCTTACATTCCTTTCAGTTGATTTTCTAAGAATTTTATTCGTTTATCCATTTCAAAAATGTGAAGGTAAAGTTCTTCAATTTTTTCTAGATTAATTTCGGTAGCTCGATTGACAATAATTCCTCCTTGATTTTTGATGTCTTGCCTCGATGGAACGCCTGGTAAATGATGGTTTTCCTTGACGAATTTTTCAACTTTTTCAAGGGCTTTAAATTGATAGTTTGGATTGAATTCACTATTGCCTTCATAAAAATGTTCAAATACATAATCTGGTGTTATAGTGCCCGTGGCTAATATATTGCCATTTACGTGAAGTTTTTCTGTTGGATTGTTATTTCCAATACCTATATTACCTCCATTTTTTATTATCAATCTCGGAGAGAAGTTTTCACTGTAGCCAAATAGTTTTAAATTTCCAATCCTCATCGGATTTCCACCATCGTCGTATTCTGTACAAAATAATCGATAGTATCTGTAAGCATTTGTATTAGGGATATTAGTTTCATAATTATATGAGTAAGTCATTTCTGATTTACTATCTAAAGTAGTCCAATTCGAATTATCGTTTGAGCCTTGAAACTCCCAACTTATTGGTCCTCTAGTAAGATTTGAGGAAAAAATTGCAGGTGTTTCAATTCTGTATTTATTCACGATATTATTAGAAGTGCCAAAATCATATGTGCACCATTGCGGTAAATTACTTGAACCGTTATTGATAGATGCAGCCCATAGTGTTGTTGCGTTATTATCAATTAAGTTATTAGCACAACACCCTATAGAAACAGTAGGGTTTATAGAACTTGTAAATTCTGCTGAATTTGACGGGTTTCCTACTGCAAATTCTAAGTTATTGTCTTCTTGATAGTTAATAAATACGCTGCCAAATTCAGTTAAATTAATCCTTTGAATATTATTAGTCATAACTCTTAAATCTTCATTATTAGTAGTTCCTAATGTGTTAGTGCTATTAGTATTATTATTGCTATATGTTGTCCAAAAAGTATTCCATTTTGTTCCATCGTAGTAATACATATTATTTTGAACAAAAGCTAAACTGCCAGTAGCAGGTGATGTAATATTATTTAAATCGTTTAAATTAGAAATATTATGTATTCTTATAAGTTGGTCGGCAGTTTGGGCATTAACAGATAAACTAATGCTTAGTATCAATATTAGTAGATAAATTTTTTTCATAGCACATTCGAGATGAGATGAGATGAGATGAGATGAGATGAGATGAGATGAGATGAGATGAGATGAGATGAGATGAGATGAGATGAGATGAGATGAGATGAGATGAGATCATAGCTTTAAATAAAATAAGGTTTGTAAAGTTACAAAAAAAGCCCCCATTTTGGGAGCTTTATTTATAAATAGTTAGAAATTTCCTTTTACATCATACCTGGCATACCGCCACCGCCCATTGGAGGCATTGGATTTTCTTCAGGAATATCAGCTAATACACATTCTGTAGTCAGTAGCATTCCTGCAACAGATGCTGCATTTTCTAATGCTACACGCGT
Proteins encoded:
- a CDS encoding EamA family transporter, which codes for MILLAFIWGSSFILMKKGLVVFNDLEVAQLRMGIAWLSLLPFVWNKLFSIEKKHIIPILIVGLFGNGFPAFLFTKAQTQLDSSLIGILNALVPLFTFVLAMLLFKTKVKVSQLIGILLGLSGAVWLIAGGGLVLENASYSWYVIIATLCYAISLNTIKNYLQDMSAMDISGLAFFVVGPFCLLALGFSDFSEKMTIDGAYLALFFVVLLSTVGTSIALVLFNQLVKGTTAIFASSVTYLIPIVAIFWGFVDGEIITLNHFIGIAIILGGIHLINKA
- the rplU gene encoding 50S ribosomal protein L21, which gives rise to MYAIVEIAGQQFKVEKDQQIFVHRLEEKEGAKVEFDNVLLIDNNGKVNVGAPAISGAKVTAKVLDHMKGDKVVVFKKKRRKGYRVKNGHRQAFTQIEIQSIVEKGATAKKATATSAKKEAEPKAAAEKAPAKKAAPKAKTASAAKPKAAAKKTTAKKPAAKKTAAKKTDK
- the rpmA gene encoding 50S ribosomal protein L27; this encodes MAHKKGAGSSKNGRESESKRLGVKIYGGQGAIAGNIILRQRGTKHHPGENVGMGKDHTLFALTDGIVQFRKKANNRSYVSVDPIN
- the serS gene encoding serine--tRNA ligase, which translates into the protein MLQINYIRENREEAITKLAKKGFDATTVFEDIVAKDDLRKETQNKLDDILAQSNQLAKEIGAYFKNGEKEKAEEAKATTVTLKQQSKTLSEKLNQVSEELQELLIHIPNVPHDSVPNGKTPEDNEIVREEGDIPKLHSEALPHWELAAKYDLIDFELGTKITGAGFPVYKGKGARLQRALINFFLDRNTEVGYLEVQPPHLVNEASGFGTGQLPDKEGQMYHVTGDNLYLIPTAEVPVTNIFRDVIVKSEEFPIKYTAYTPCFRREAGSYGKDVRGLNRLHQFDKVEIVQVQKPSDSYQTLDEMVEHVTELLRDLELPFRILKLCGGDMSFTSALTYDMEVYSAAQKRWLEVSSISNFESYQANRLKLRYKDENKKNVLCHTLNGSALALPRIVASILENHQDEKGIRIPKVLVPYTGFEYID
- a CDS encoding discoidin domain-containing protein — translated: MKKIYLLILILSISLSVNAQTADQLIRIHNISNLNDLNNITSPATGSLAFVQNNMYYYDGTKWNTFWTTYSNNNTNSTNTLGTTNNEDLRVMTNNIQRINLTEFGSVFINYQEDNNLEFAVGNPSNSAEFTSSINPTVSIGCCANNLIDNNATTLWAASINNGSSNLPQWCTYDFGTSNNIVNKYRIETPAIFSSNLTRGPISWEFQGSNDNSNWTTLDSKSEMTYSYNYETNIPNTNAYRYYRLFCTEYDDGGNPMRIGNLKLFGYSENFSPRLIIKNGGNIGIGNNNPTEKLHVNGNILATGTITPDYVFEHFYEGNSEFNPNYQFKALEKVEKFVKENHHLPGVPSRQDIKNQGGIIVNRATEINLEKIEELYLHIFEMDKRIKFLENQLKGM
- a CDS encoding heavy-metal-associated domain-containing protein, translated to MLKLFITPSLLVFLLIGCGQSNSSEYKEEVLAVADAKVEMTIDGMSCQVGCAAYIDKELEKVSGVVSADVSFENKLASVTYDNSLISEYDIVSTINSLKDSAYSVTSVEVEILKTVEKKKIDTH
- a CDS encoding COX15/CtaA family protein codes for the protein MNSYSRRFVRFNWWALVFIFLVVIAGSFVRTTGSGMGCPDWPKCFEQWVPPTDSSQIPPNYKERFSQQRAEKVEKFGDIISVFGMSDVAEQLKNDPNLHKEEDFNVRKTWTEYINRLFGFLAGNSLLIIFFWIALYYRKNKRLFLVSFVNLILIAFQAWFGSIVVASNLVPWTITLHLFFALVIIGLQLYVIRLVSPSQSQNIQLSKELYILLWLCFIITAVQMFLGTQVRESIDALTRLGIGREQWTESLGLPFFIHRSFSWLVLGLLAYMAYKNERTYKYKIIRWLFIILVIELLSGVLLAHIDMIGLIQNAHLLFATILFGILFMMVFRIKLR